The proteins below come from a single Halomonas binhaiensis genomic window:
- a CDS encoding AEC family transporter produces the protein MTASILATLLPVFLISGAGTLYGRFRSPDIRVLNTLNMELFVPMLAFVVLADRQAPLAEYTGLAISGVIVVLGSGLVVWPVVKLLKLEPKTFIPPMMFNNSGNMGIPLLILAFGDKALPAAVVLFIVEMLLHFSVGLYMLSPHTPLWRLLRMPIVLASIAGLVCNLSGVELPSWLLEALHMLGGVCVPLLLFALGVRMLEIDFSDWRSGLLGAVLCPLSGLVLAWPLIVLFELSGLQAASLWVFAALPPAVLNYLVSEQYRQEPHKVASLVLIGNLGSLVVMPIVLGLVFTHVMPPAG, from the coding sequence ATGACTGCCAGCATTCTCGCGACTCTGCTTCCGGTATTTCTGATATCCGGAGCAGGAACTCTGTATGGACGCTTCCGTTCGCCTGATATTCGAGTACTGAACACGCTGAACATGGAACTATTCGTTCCGATGCTGGCTTTCGTGGTGCTGGCCGACCGCCAGGCCCCCTTGGCGGAGTATACCGGCCTGGCGATTTCCGGGGTGATCGTGGTGCTGGGGTCGGGGCTTGTGGTGTGGCCGGTGGTCAAGCTGCTCAAGCTGGAACCGAAGACCTTCATTCCGCCGATGATGTTCAACAATTCCGGCAACATGGGAATTCCACTGCTGATCCTGGCGTTTGGTGATAAGGCATTGCCGGCCGCTGTGGTGCTGTTCATTGTCGAGATGCTGCTGCATTTTTCTGTGGGTTTGTACATGCTTAGCCCCCATACCCCTCTGTGGCGCTTGCTGCGTATGCCCATCGTGCTGGCCAGTATCGCGGGGCTGGTGTGCAACTTGAGTGGCGTTGAGTTGCCCAGCTGGCTACTCGAGGCCCTGCACATGCTGGGTGGGGTATGTGTGCCGTTACTGCTGTTTGCCTTGGGGGTGCGCATGCTGGAGATTGATTTCAGTGACTGGCGCAGCGGGCTGCTGGGCGCGGTGTTATGCCCGCTATCGGGCTTGGTGCTGGCCTGGCCATTGATTGTGCTGTTCGAGCTCAGTGGCTTGCAGGCTGCATCGTTATGGGTGTTTGCAGCACTGCCTCCTGCCGTTCTCAACTACCTGGTTTCGGAGCAGTATCGCCAGGAGCCACACAAGGTGGCATCTCTGGTGCTGATTGGTAATCTAGGCAGCTTGGTGGTGATGCCTATCGTTCTGGGGCTGGTCTTTACTCATGTCATGCCTCCTGCAGGATAA
- the hisC gene encoding histidinol-phosphate transaminase, which yields MSQLWSPAVRELTPYIPGEQPRERLIKLNTNENPYPPAPGVEKVLREFSADHLRRYPDPTSNALRAALAKALGTDVAHVFVGNGSDEVLALAFQAFFRQDKPLAMPDISYSFYPVYCRMYAIESQSFPLDDEWRVDLDALAASDNGGIIFANPNAPTGHGHGRAAIEALLQKVQDRVVLVDEAYVDFGGESAVPLVDKYPNLLVTGTFSKSRSLAGMRLGYAVGSPELVEGLTRVKDSFNSYPVDALASAIGIAALEDVDHFEATQQAVITTRERTSQQLSKLGFKVLPSQTNFVLASHPEQDAAQLFLGLRERGVLVRHFNTATLRDWLRITIGTDDEMDSLIEVLSELCR from the coding sequence ATGAGCCAATTGTGGAGCCCCGCCGTGCGGGAGCTGACGCCTTACATACCCGGCGAGCAGCCCCGGGAGCGGTTGATCAAGCTGAATACCAACGAAAATCCTTACCCTCCCGCTCCTGGCGTGGAGAAGGTGCTGCGTGAATTTTCTGCCGACCATCTGCGCCGCTACCCGGACCCGACGTCCAATGCTCTACGTGCAGCACTGGCCAAGGCACTTGGTACAGACGTCGCCCATGTCTTCGTCGGCAATGGTTCGGATGAAGTGCTGGCCCTCGCGTTCCAGGCCTTTTTCCGCCAGGACAAGCCATTGGCCATGCCGGATATTTCGTACAGCTTTTATCCGGTGTACTGCCGCATGTACGCGATCGAAAGTCAGTCCTTCCCGCTGGACGATGAATGGCGCGTGGACTTGGATGCCCTCGCAGCTTCCGACAATGGGGGCATCATCTTCGCCAACCCCAATGCACCGACCGGCCACGGCCATGGCCGTGCTGCCATCGAGGCCCTGTTGCAGAAAGTTCAGGACCGAGTCGTGCTGGTCGATGAGGCGTATGTGGACTTTGGTGGCGAAAGCGCAGTGCCCTTGGTGGACAAGTACCCCAACCTGCTGGTCACCGGTACCTTCTCCAAGTCGCGCAGCCTGGCCGGCATGCGCCTGGGTTATGCCGTGGGATCACCAGAGCTGGTCGAAGGCCTGACCCGGGTGAAGGATTCCTTCAACTCCTATCCGGTAGATGCCCTGGCCAGCGCCATCGGCATCGCTGCCCTGGAAGATGTCGACCACTTCGAAGCCACCCAGCAGGCCGTCATCACCACCCGCGAGCGCACTTCCCAGCAATTGAGCAAGCTCGGCTTCAAGGTCCTACCCTCCCAGACCAACTTCGTGCTTGCCTCGCATCCTGAACAGGATGCCGCCCAGCTCTTTCTCGGTCTACGGGAGCGTGGTGTCCTGGTGCGCCACTTCAACACGGCGACACTACGCGACTGGCTACGCATTACCATCGGTACTGACGATGAAATGGATAGCCTGATCGAAGTGCTGTCGGAACTGTGCCGCTGA
- a CDS encoding copper resistance protein NlpE N-terminal domain-containing protein codes for MRLRTLLVGSAMLALLAGCASSGSDDTESKDAMQAQTATYQGTLPCRNCDGIDLTVDLKGTEASAPTERTFDLTASYRNHPQNPADETYNGNWEVLSGTADDPSATVYELTPNGEGQTYYFMRVDPRTLELIDPDRRRFQNNSMLQLTRK; via the coding sequence ATGCGACTCAGGACATTGCTGGTTGGATCGGCCATGCTTGCCCTTTTGGCCGGTTGTGCCAGCAGCGGTTCCGATGACACGGAATCCAAGGACGCCATGCAGGCGCAAACAGCGACTTACCAAGGTACTCTGCCGTGCCGTAACTGCGATGGCATCGACCTGACCGTCGACCTGAAGGGTACAGAGGCGAGCGCTCCGACAGAGCGTACCTTTGACCTGACTGCCTCCTATCGCAACCATCCCCAGAATCCTGCGGATGAGACTTACAACGGTAACTGGGAAGTGCTGAGTGGCACAGCCGACGACCCCAGCGCGACCGTCTATGAACTGACCCCGAATGGCGAAGGTCAGACTTACTATTTCATGCGTGTAGATCCGCGCACGCTGGAACTGATCGACCCCGACCGTCGTCGCTTCCAGAACAACAGCATGTTGCAACTGACCCGCAAGTGA